One Candidatus Dormiibacterota bacterium genomic window, GGGCCAGGGCGTTGGGCAGGACGTAGGCGGCGAACTCGTCCTGCACGCCGAGCGCCCGCAGACGGGAGAAACCCTCCCAGCTCGACTCCATGACCTCGCGGTAGCGCGCGAGACAGGCCTCGTCCTCCCGCACCAGGAGCGGAGTGATGTAGTCGGGCTCGGGCGTCAGCTGCGTGTGCAGGATCGGCCGCGACGCCGGCGTCATCCTGTGCCGCTGGTTCTGCGAGTCGGCGGTGTGGCTCATCTTCTTGCGGAAGGTGTAGTGGCAATGGACCATGGCGCGGGAGAGCTTGCTGAGGCTCGTCAGGTTCAGAGCCTCGCCCAGGTATCGGTTCCGGGCCGGGTCCATCACCGCGGCGATCGCGTCGTCGTCCGTCAGGCGATCCCGCGTCAATCCCAGCACCTCGCGCACGGCCCGCGCCAGGGTCTCTTCGTTCTTCGCCGGGTAATCGGCCAGGACCGAAACGCGTCCTCCCAGGTCGCGATCGAACTCCCGCAGGAACTCCAGGCGCTGGGCGTCCCTCCGCGGTCCAGAGGCGCGCAGCGCCTCCCATTCGGCCGTCTCCTCCTCCGGGATCGGGCCTTCGAGGATGGCGGCGTATGCCGGCTCCCGCGCCAGGAGCTCCTCCACCATGCGCCCGACCACGAGGCGCTGCTCGAGCGGCGTGTCCGGCTCCCTGCAGATGCGGTGGTAGCGCAGGAGCGTCAGGCCGCTGACCGTGTGATAGAGGTAGGCGAAGGTGGCGACCGGCAGGACGTAGCGCGCCACCTCCTGCGCCTTCTTCTGCACCTCCTTGTCGTACTTCGCCCCATAGTGGCGTCGCGCGGGGTAGCGGCCGTAATAGGCGGAGGAGGCGGGGCCGAGGAGCAGGCGGCAGAGATCGTCGTAGGCCCGCTGCTGGCGGGCCACCGTCTCCTCGTACACCTCGAGCGCCTGGCGCTGCAGGGGCGGCACGGCGTAGTGCCCCGGCTTCACGGTGACATATCTCTGGCTGACCTGCTCGGAGTTGTAGAAGGGGTGGCTGTGCAGGAATGACCAGAGGAACTGGCGGCTGACGTTGTCGAGCGCGAACTGGAAGTGGGCGTGCTGCAGCGTCGTGTGGTGCCCCGCCTGGTAGAGATCGCGGGCGAGGGAGTCGCGTCGCCGCCTGCGCTCCTCCTTCTTTTCGGGAGGGGCCTGCGCGTCCCCCAGCACCTGCTCATCGCGCACGATGCCGCTTCCCGAGTAGCAGGTGCGCGCCGTCGCCACGACGTTGTCGAAGGCGCGGACGAAGGCGTTCGTGATGCGCACCTCAGGGGCGGGCGACAGGAAGCGGGGCCCTGCGTCCTCGGAGCTCGATGAGGTCTCGGGACGCGCCACGGTGAAGGTCATGCCGCGATTATACCGGCCCCCCGCCGGAGCGATCAACGCGGCCGGGGCCGGTACGCCCGCCGAGGGCCTTTTCCCCGTTGTCACGGGCACTTGTGGTTATAATTCCCGCCGTCCGGCGTGAACCCGTTTCCTGAGGCGCGCGCCCGCCGCCGCGGGGGGCGCTGCGCGAGGCGCGCGCGGGGGGAGGCACACGTGGCCGAATCGCAGATGAGTTTCGACGTCACCGTCATCGGCAGTGGTCCGGGCGGGTACGTCGCCGCCATCCGGGCGGCGCAGCTCGGGCTGAAGACGGCCCTGGTCGAGAAGTGGCCCGCTCTGGGCGGCACCTGCCTGCACATCGGCTGTATCCCGACCAAGGCGCTGCTCTACAGCGCCGAGGTGCTGGAGCTGGCCCGCGACTCCGCGCGCTTCGGGGTCAAGACCGGCGATGTCAAGCTCGACCTCGAGGCGGCGCACAAGCACAAGTCCGACGTCGTGCGGCGCCAGGCGCGCGGGGTCGAGTACCTCATGAAGAAGAACGGCATCACGGTGCTCGCGGGGCATGGGCGGCTGAAGGGGACAGGACAGGTGGAGGTCGCGGCCAAGGACGGCTCGAAGCAGGTCGTGGCGACCAAGAGTGTGATCCTCGCGACCGGGTCGGTGCCGAAGCTCCTGCCGGGTCTCAAGGTCGACAGCACGCGCGTCGTCACGAGCACGGAGGCGCTGGCCCTGGAGTTCGTCCCGAAGACATTCCTGATCCTCGGCGCGGGAGCCGTCGGCGTGGAGTTCGCCTCGATCTACACGCGCTTCGGCAGCACCGTGACGCTCGTGGAGATGCTCCCGAGGGTCCTGCCCCTGGAGGACGAGGATGCCTCGGCCGAGCTCCACAAGGCGTTCCGCAAGCGCGGCATCGACGTGCGCGTCTCCACGAAGGTCGAGAGCGTCAAGGTGCTCGACAAGGGAGTCGAGGTGCAGGTGCACTCCGAGAAGAACGGCAAGGAGACGCTCAAGGCCGACGTGCTGCTGGTCGCGGTCGGGCGCAGGCCCGTGACCGAGGACCTGGGCCTCGAGGGGACGAAGGTCGAGCTGGACCGCGGCTTCGTGAAGGTCGACAGGCAGATGCGCACCGGCGAGCCTTCGGTGTTCGCGATCGGCGATCTTCTGCCGACACCGGCCCTGGCCCACGTCGCCTCTCACGAGGGGATCGTGGCGGCGGAGGCGATCGCGGGCAAGAACCCCGCGCCGATCAACTACGACCAGGTGCCGAGCTGCACCTACTCCGAGCCGGAGGTCGCGAGCATCGGATTGACGGAACAGGCGGCCCGGGCCCGCGGTCACAAGGTGCGGGTGGGGAAATTCCCGTTCAGCGCCTCCGCCAAGGCGGGTATCCAGGGGACGCCGGAGGGTTTCGTCAAGCTGGTGGGGGCGGAAAAATACGACGAGCTGCTGGGCATCCACATCGTCGGCCCGAAGGCGACCGAGCTCATCGGGGAAGGAGGGCTGGCGCTCCGGCTCGAGTCCACGGTCGAGGATCTGTTCCAGGCCATCCACGCCCACCCGACGCTCTCCGAGGCGATGGCGGAGGCGGCGCTCAACCTGCATGCGCGGGGCATCAACCTCTGACCGGGACCGCGCGGAGCCGTGCCATGAGCACCGTCCTGAGAAGGAGCCGCAAGACGCCCGCCTCCCGTGGCGAGCGCGAGCCGCCCCCTCGCGGCCTGTTGCCGGATCCGCCGCGGCCGATGCAGAACCCGGGTCTGTCGCGCCAGCAGCTTCGCGAGATCCATCGCTTCCTCTGTCTCAACCGGCTGGTCGAGGACAGGCTGTCGGCCCTGTACCGCCAGGGGCAGATCCACGGTGGCCTTTACAGCAGCCTGGGACAGGAAGGGATTTCGGTCGGGACGGCGTACGCCCTGGCCCCGGACGATCTGCTGGCGCCGATGATCCGGAACATCGGATCGCTCCTGGTCCGCGGTGTCGCGCCGCTGACCCTGTTCCTGCAGTTTCTGGCGCGGGCGGACGCCCCGACGGGCGGCAAGGACGGCACGCTGCATTTCGACGACCTGGACAAGTCGATCGTCGGGCCGATCAGCGTCCTGGGGACGCTCATCCCGGTGATGACGGGCGCGGCCCTGGCGGCGCGCATGCGCGGCGAGAACCGCGTCGCACTGACCTACATCGGCGACGGCGGCACCTCGACCGGCGACTTTCACGAAGGGCTGAACCTGGCGGCCGTCCTGAACCTCCCCCTGATCCTGGTGGTCGAGAACAACGGCTACGCGTATTCGACACCGACGCACAGACAGTTCGCCGTGCACAGCCTGGCCGAGCGCGGGCCGGCCTACGGCGTCGCCTCCGAGAGCATCGACGGGACCGATGTCCTGGCGGTGTATGCCGCGACCCGCCGCGCGGTCGAGAGAGGCCGCAGGGGGGGCGGGCCGACGCTCCTGGAGTGCCGCGCCTTCAGGCGCCGCGGCCACGCCGAGCACGACGACATGCGATACGTGCCCAAGGCTCTCCTCCAGGCGTGGGAGAAGAGGGATCCGCTCGATCGCCTCGAGGGGTTCCTGCTGCACGAGGGGGAGGCGACGAAGAAGGAGCTCAGGGCGGCCCGGGAGGAGATCGGCCCTGCGCTCGACGAGGCCGCGCGCTCGGCGCTCGAACGCCCCTACCCGCCGCCCGAAGAAACGCTGCGGGGCGTCTATCACGGGACGGAGTAGAGACCGATGCTGGCCAGGGACAGGAAATCGTCGGCGCGCGGCCCCGGGGCCGTTGCGGCGCCCGCCCGGCCGGCGACCGGGGCGACCGGCGTCCCCGACGACGCGTCCCTCCTGAAGATGCTCTATTCCATGAAGCTGACGCGGGCGATCGAGACGCGCATCGAGCGCAAGCTGTACCGGCAGGGAAAGATTGTCGGCGGCGTGTACGTCGGGCGCGGACAGGAGGCGATCTCGGTCGGCGCGGCGATGCACATGCGGCGCGGCGGGGGCGAGGATCACGACGACATCGTCTCGCCGTCCCACCGGGACATGGCGGTGTTCCTGATGCAGGGGGTGCCGCCGGAGCGGATCCTGGCGCAGTACATGGGGCGCAGGACCGGGCTGACGCGCGGCCGCGACGGCAACATGCACATGGGGGACCTGCGCCACCGTCTGGTCGCCTTCGTGTCGCACCTCGGCGACAGCATTCCGGTGGCGGCCGGCTGTGCCCTGACCTTCAGGATGCGCGGCACCGACCAGGTGTCGTTCTGTTTCTTCGGCGAAGGCGCCACGAGCCGCGGCGACTGGCACGAGGGGCTGAACTTCGCGGCGGTCCTGAAGCTCCCGGTCGTGTTCATCTGCAACAACAACCAGTACGCCTACTCGACGCACGTGTCGCGCCAGATGAAGGTCGAGCGCGTGTCCGACCGGGCGCGCGGCTACGGCATGCCGGGGGAGTCGCAGGACGGCAACGACGTCCGCGTGGTCTACGAGGCCGTCGGCCGGGCGGTCGCGCGGGCCCGCCGCGGCGAGGGGCCGACGCTCCTGGAGTTCGTCACCTTCCGCATGACCGGCCATTCGGCGCACGACGATGCCGGCTACGTGCCCAAGGCCCTGTTCGAGGAATGGGAGCGGAAGGACCCCATCCGGCTTTTCGAGGACGACCTGAAGGGGCGCGGTCTCCTCGACGCGGGTGCGCTGCAGGCGATGGAGTCGCGCATCGAAGCGGAGCTGGACGAGGCGGTCGCCTGGGCCGAATCGCAGCCGTACCCCGACCCGGAGGAATGCCTGATCGGGGTCTATCATGAGCAGGCCTGACGCCGCGGGCGTCGGTGAGGACGGGAGGAGAGGACCGTGGCGCTGACGACCTACGTCGAGGCGATCAAGCAGGGGATCTGGGAGGAGATGGAGCGCGACGACCGCGTGTTCATCCTGGGCGAGGACGTGGGCGTGTACGGCGGCGCCTTCAAGGTCACCGAGGGGATGCTCGACAGGTTCGGGGAGATGCGTGTGATCGACACGCCGATCTCCGAGTCGGCGATCGTCGGGGCCGCGATCGGCGCGGCGCTCATGGGCATGCGTCCGATCGCCGAGATGCAGTTCATCGACTTCATCTCCTGCGCCTTCGACCAGATCACCAACTTCGCGGCCAAGAACCGTTACCGCTGGGGAGCGGGTGTGCCGATGGTCATCCGGGGTCCCAGCGGCGGCGGCGTGCACGGCGGTCCGTATCACTCGCAGAACCCCGAGATGTATTTCGTGCACACGCCGGGGCTCAAGGTCGTCGCGCCGGCGACCGCCTACGACGCCAAGGGGCTCATCAAGGCGGCGATCCGCGACGAGGATCCGGTCATCTACCTGGAGCACAAGTACCTGTACCGCCGGATCAAGGAGGAGATCCCCAAGGAGGACTACATCGTGCCGATCGGGCAGGCGGCGGTGCGGCGCGAGGGGCGGGACCTGACGATCCTCACCTACGGCGCCATGCTGTACCAGGCGCTGGAGGCGGCGGAGACCCTGGCGCGCGAGCCGGGGATCCAGACCGAGGTCGTCGACCTGCGCTCGCTCCTGCCTCTCGACAAGGACGCCATCCTGAACGCGGCCAGGAAGACCGGCAAGGTCCTCGTCGTCCACGAGGACACGCGCACAGGCGGGATCGCGGGGGAGATCGCCGCGATCATCAACGAAGAGGTGTTCGAGTACCTCGACGGTCCCGTGCTCCGGGTGACCGCGCCGGACACGCCGGTGCCTTACAGCCCGCCCCTGGAGGAATTCTTTCTTCCGAACAAAGAGAAGATTCTGAAGGCCGCGCGTCAGCTCGCGGCCTACTAAAGGAGCAGACCATGCGGGTCGACGTGATCATGCCTCAGATGGGGGAGAGCATCGCGGAGGGGACCCTCACGCGCTGGCTCAAGAAGCCGGGAGACAAGGTGGCGCGCGACGAGCCGATCTTCGAGATCTCGACGGACAAGGTGGACGCCGAGATCCCCTCGCCGGCGGCCGGCACGCTCGCCGAGATCAAGGTCCAGGAAGGACAGACCGTCCCGATCAACACCGTCGTGGCGCAGATCGAGACCGAGGCCGGCGCTGTCGCCGCCGCCGGGAAGCCGGCGCCGCCGGCGCAGGCCGCGGCCCCCCCGGCGCCCGCGCGGCAGAGCGCGTCCGCGCCGCCCGGCGACGGCCAGGAGCGCTCGGCGAGGCCCGCGCCCGCCCCGCCCCCGCCGGCGCAGGTCGCGCCGCCCGCGGGCGCTCGGGACGTCCCCAAGGCCGCGTCTCTCATCGCCTCGGGCGCCTCGGTCGAGGACCTGCGCCGGGTGCGCTCCTCCCCCGTCGTGCGCAAGATCGCCCAGGAGCACGACATCGACATCTCCCGGATCCCGGGGACGGGCGCGAGCCGCCGGGTGACGAAGAACGACATCCTGAAGGCGATCGAAGGGGGCGGACCGGGGGCCGGAGCGACCGGCGCGGCCGCGGGCGTGTCGCGCGCTGCGGCGCCGGTGTTCGCTCCCGGCGAGCGGGTCACCGTCGTCCCCATGAGCGCGATGCGCAAGAAGATCGCCGAGCACATGGTGATGAGCCGCCGCACCTCGGCGCACGTGACCACCGTGTTCGAGGTCGACATGAGCCGCGTCATGAAGCTGCGCGCCGAGCACCAGCAGGCGTTCCAGGGGCGTCACGGGGTGAAGCTGACACCGACGCCGTTCATGGTGAAGGCCGCGGTCGAGGCGCTCAAGGCCTTCCCCGATCTGAACGCCTCGATCGACGGCGACGCCATCGCCTACAAGAAGGACATCAACATCGGCATCGCCGTGGCCCTCGACTGGGGATTGATCGTGCCGGTCGTGAAGCACGCCGACGATCTCAGCCTGTCCGGGATCGCCAAGACGGTGACCGACCTGGCCGAACGGGCCCGGGGCAAGCGACTGACGCCGGACGAGGTGCAGGGCGGGACGTTCACCATCACCAATCCGGGAAGCTTCGGCAGCCTGTTCGGCACGCCCATCATCAACCAGCCGCAGGTGGCGATCCTGGGGGTCGGCGCCATCCAGAAGAGGGTCGTCGTGGTGGACGACGCCATCGCCATCCGGCCCATGGTCTACCTCGCGCTGTCGTTCGACCATAGGCTCATCGACGGAGCCGTGGCCGACCAGTTCGTGGCGCACATCAAGACCATCCTGCAGGATGGGAAGTTTACCGAGATCGTCTGATGCGTCGCTGCCACCACGAGTTCCTCGGGCGCGTCGATTACGCCGAAGCGTCGGCGATCCAGGACGAGCACGCCCGCCTCGTGAAGGGGGGCGGGGAGGAGCACCTCCTCCTCCTCGAGCACCCGCCGGTGATCACGCTGGGCCGGAATGCCCGCGGCGAGGACGTCCTGTCTGGCGAGGCGGCGCTCCGGGAGCGGGGTGTGTCGATCGCCCACACGAATCGGGGCGGTCAGGTCACCTATCACGGGCCCGGCCAGCTGGTCGGGTATCCGATTCTGGACCTGAGCCCGGACCGGCGTGACGTGGCGCGCTACCTCCGGGACCTGGAGGAGGTCCTGATCCGGACACTCGCCCGCTACGGCCTGCGCGCGTCGCGGATCGCCGGTCTGACTGGGGTGTGGGCCGGTGACAGGAAGATCGCCAGCATCGGGGTGCACCTGTCGCGCTGGGTCACGACGCATGGTTTCGCGCTCAACGTCAGCACCGACCTCGAGCCGTACTCCTGGATCGTCCCGTGCGGCCTGAGCGCCGGTGCCATCACCTCCATGGAGCGCGTCATCCATCGGACCGTGTCCCTCGAGGAGGTGGCGGCGGCGCTGGTCGGCGAATTCGCGGTCGTCTTCGGGAGAGAGATGGTGCCGCGTGACCGGGAACGGGTGGCGGGCCGCCGTCCGGCCGCGGGCGAAGGACGGCGGTCGATACAGGAGGCCTCGTGATGTCCGACGGCGCGGCCGCCCGGCAGTCGGGACCGAAGCCGCCCTGGCTCAAGGTGCGTCTCGATACCGGGCCCGGCTATCGCATGGTGCGCGGCATGGTGGAAGGGCTGCAGCTGCACACCGTCTGCCAGGAGGCCCGCTGCCC contains:
- a CDS encoding FAD-dependent thymidylate synthase; the protein is MTFTVARPETSSSSEDAGPRFLSPAPEVRITNAFVRAFDNVVATARTCYSGSGIVRDEQVLGDAQAPPEKKEERRRRRDSLARDLYQAGHHTTLQHAHFQFALDNVSRQFLWSFLHSHPFYNSEQVSQRYVTVKPGHYAVPPLQRQALEVYEETVARQQRAYDDLCRLLLGPASSAYYGRYPARRHYGAKYDKEVQKKAQEVARYVLPVATFAYLYHTVSGLTLLRYHRICREPDTPLEQRLVVGRMVEELLAREPAYAAILEGPIPEEETAEWEALRASGPRRDAQRLEFLREFDRDLGGRVSVLADYPAKNEETLARAVREVLGLTRDRLTDDDAIAAVMDPARNRYLGEALNLTSLSKLSRAMVHCHYTFRKKMSHTADSQNQRHRMTPASRPILHTQLTPEPDYITPLLVREDEACLARYREVMESSWEGFSRLRALGVQDEFAAYVLPNALALRFTESANLLDLHHKLAMRLCYNAQEEIWRASVDEAQQIGSVNPRIGRYLLPPCSLRQMAKARPICPEGKRYCGERVWTYRLDDYRRVI
- the lpdA gene encoding dihydrolipoyl dehydrogenase; translation: MAESQMSFDVTVIGSGPGGYVAAIRAAQLGLKTALVEKWPALGGTCLHIGCIPTKALLYSAEVLELARDSARFGVKTGDVKLDLEAAHKHKSDVVRRQARGVEYLMKKNGITVLAGHGRLKGTGQVEVAAKDGSKQVVATKSVILATGSVPKLLPGLKVDSTRVVTSTEALALEFVPKTFLILGAGAVGVEFASIYTRFGSTVTLVEMLPRVLPLEDEDASAELHKAFRKRGIDVRVSTKVESVKVLDKGVEVQVHSEKNGKETLKADVLLVAVGRRPVTEDLGLEGTKVELDRGFVKVDRQMRTGEPSVFAIGDLLPTPALAHVASHEGIVAAEAIAGKNPAPINYDQVPSCTYSEPEVASIGLTEQAARARGHKVRVGKFPFSASAKAGIQGTPEGFVKLVGAEKYDELLGIHIVGPKATELIGEGGLALRLESTVEDLFQAIHAHPTLSEAMAEAALNLHARGINL
- a CDS encoding thiamine pyrophosphate-dependent dehydrogenase E1 component subunit alpha, whose translation is MSTVLRRSRKTPASRGEREPPPRGLLPDPPRPMQNPGLSRQQLREIHRFLCLNRLVEDRLSALYRQGQIHGGLYSSLGQEGISVGTAYALAPDDLLAPMIRNIGSLLVRGVAPLTLFLQFLARADAPTGGKDGTLHFDDLDKSIVGPISVLGTLIPVMTGAALAARMRGENRVALTYIGDGGTSTGDFHEGLNLAAVLNLPLILVVENNGYAYSTPTHRQFAVHSLAERGPAYGVASESIDGTDVLAVYAATRRAVERGRRGGGPTLLECRAFRRRGHAEHDDMRYVPKALLQAWEKRDPLDRLEGFLLHEGEATKKELRAAREEIGPALDEAARSALERPYPPPEETLRGVYHGTE
- a CDS encoding thiamine pyrophosphate-dependent dehydrogenase E1 component subunit alpha, giving the protein MLARDRKSSARGPGAVAAPARPATGATGVPDDASLLKMLYSMKLTRAIETRIERKLYRQGKIVGGVYVGRGQEAISVGAAMHMRRGGGEDHDDIVSPSHRDMAVFLMQGVPPERILAQYMGRRTGLTRGRDGNMHMGDLRHRLVAFVSHLGDSIPVAAGCALTFRMRGTDQVSFCFFGEGATSRGDWHEGLNFAAVLKLPVVFICNNNQYAYSTHVSRQMKVERVSDRARGYGMPGESQDGNDVRVVYEAVGRAVARARRGEGPTLLEFVTFRMTGHSAHDDAGYVPKALFEEWERKDPIRLFEDDLKGRGLLDAGALQAMESRIEAELDEAVAWAESQPYPDPEECLIGVYHEQA
- a CDS encoding alpha-ketoacid dehydrogenase subunit beta is translated as MALTTYVEAIKQGIWEEMERDDRVFILGEDVGVYGGAFKVTEGMLDRFGEMRVIDTPISESAIVGAAIGAALMGMRPIAEMQFIDFISCAFDQITNFAAKNRYRWGAGVPMVIRGPSGGGVHGGPYHSQNPEMYFVHTPGLKVVAPATAYDAKGLIKAAIRDEDPVIYLEHKYLYRRIKEEIPKEDYIVPIGQAAVRREGRDLTILTYGAMLYQALEAAETLAREPGIQTEVVDLRSLLPLDKDAILNAARKTGKVLVVHEDTRTGGIAGEIAAIINEEVFEYLDGPVLRVTAPDTPVPYSPPLEEFFLPNKEKILKAARQLAAY
- the sucB gene encoding dihydrolipoyllysine-residue succinyltransferase, which codes for MRVDVIMPQMGESIAEGTLTRWLKKPGDKVARDEPIFEISTDKVDAEIPSPAAGTLAEIKVQEGQTVPINTVVAQIETEAGAVAAAGKPAPPAQAAAPPAPARQSASAPPGDGQERSARPAPAPPPPAQVAPPAGARDVPKAASLIASGASVEDLRRVRSSPVVRKIAQEHDIDISRIPGTGASRRVTKNDILKAIEGGGPGAGATGAAAGVSRAAAPVFAPGERVTVVPMSAMRKKIAEHMVMSRRTSAHVTTVFEVDMSRVMKLRAEHQQAFQGRHGVKLTPTPFMVKAAVEALKAFPDLNASIDGDAIAYKKDINIGIAVALDWGLIVPVVKHADDLSLSGIAKTVTDLAERARGKRLTPDEVQGGTFTITNPGSFGSLFGTPIINQPQVAILGVGAIQKRVVVVDDAIAIRPMVYLALSFDHRLIDGAVADQFVAHIKTILQDGKFTEIV
- the lipB gene encoding lipoyl(octanoyl) transferase LipB — protein: MRRCHHEFLGRVDYAEASAIQDEHARLVKGGGEEHLLLLEHPPVITLGRNARGEDVLSGEAALRERGVSIAHTNRGGQVTYHGPGQLVGYPILDLSPDRRDVARYLRDLEEVLIRTLARYGLRASRIAGLTGVWAGDRKIASIGVHLSRWVTTHGFALNVSTDLEPYSWIVPCGLSAGAITSMERVIHRTVSLEEVAAALVGEFAVVFGREMVPRDRERVAGRRPAAGEGRRSIQEAS